In one Bradyrhizobium cosmicum genomic region, the following are encoded:
- a CDS encoding aspartate aminotransferase family protein, whose product MSMLPNSQEARDVAYQLHSYTNARAHQQVGPLVIERGEGPYVFDASGKRYFEAMAGLWSVGLGFNEKRLVEAAHKQMQALPFYHTFSAKSHGPSIDLAEKLVALAPVPMSKVFFTNSGSEANDTVLKLIAYRSNSLGQPQRKKIISRMRAYHGVTIASASLTGLPNNHRSFDLPLPNILHTGSPHFYKDGAPGESEEAFATRRAEELDALIQKEGPETIAAFFGEPVMGAGGVVVPPATYWEKIQAVLKKYDILLIADEVICGFGRTGKMFGCETYGIKPDAMVVSKQITSSYFPLSAIIMNDRMFEPIADESNKIGVLGHGFTAGGHPVGSAIALENLKIIEERGLVAHAAELGGYMQGKLRELISHPLVGEVRGVGMIAAIELVLDKGRKTAASTPGAVGGMASRMLQERGVISRNMLDAIAICPPLIVTKAQIDELIAAISGVLDDMKPEVAKLTPA is encoded by the coding sequence ATGTCCATGCTGCCCAATTCGCAAGAAGCCCGCGATGTGGCCTACCAGCTCCATTCGTACACCAATGCGCGCGCGCACCAGCAGGTGGGTCCGCTGGTGATCGAGCGCGGCGAGGGGCCTTACGTGTTCGACGCGTCGGGCAAGCGTTATTTCGAGGCGATGGCGGGTCTGTGGAGCGTCGGGCTCGGCTTCAACGAGAAGCGGCTGGTCGAGGCTGCACACAAGCAGATGCAGGCGCTGCCGTTCTATCACACCTTCTCCGCCAAATCGCACGGCCCCTCGATCGATCTCGCCGAGAAGCTGGTGGCGCTGGCGCCGGTGCCGATGAGCAAGGTGTTCTTCACCAATTCCGGCTCCGAGGCGAACGATACGGTCCTCAAGCTGATCGCCTATCGATCCAACTCGCTCGGCCAGCCGCAGCGCAAGAAGATCATCAGCCGTATGCGCGCCTATCACGGCGTCACCATTGCGTCCGCCAGCCTCACGGGCCTGCCGAACAATCATCGCTCGTTCGACCTGCCGCTGCCGAACATCCTGCACACGGGCTCGCCGCATTTCTACAAGGACGGTGCGCCCGGCGAGAGCGAGGAGGCCTTCGCGACGCGGCGGGCCGAGGAGCTCGACGCGCTGATCCAGAAGGAGGGGCCCGAGACGATCGCGGCCTTCTTCGGCGAGCCGGTGATGGGGGCGGGCGGCGTCGTCGTGCCGCCGGCGACCTATTGGGAGAAGATACAGGCGGTGCTGAAGAAGTACGACATCCTGCTGATCGCCGACGAGGTGATCTGCGGCTTCGGCCGCACCGGCAAGATGTTCGGCTGCGAGACCTACGGCATCAAGCCGGACGCGATGGTCGTCTCCAAGCAGATCACGTCGAGCTATTTCCCGCTGTCGGCGATCATCATGAACGACCGCATGTTCGAGCCGATCGCGGACGAGAGCAACAAGATCGGCGTGCTCGGCCACGGCTTCACTGCGGGCGGCCATCCGGTCGGCTCGGCGATTGCGCTCGAGAACCTCAAGATCATCGAGGAACGCGGCCTGGTCGCGCATGCCGCCGAGCTCGGCGGCTATATGCAGGGCAAGCTGCGCGAGCTCATCAGCCATCCGCTGGTCGGCGAGGTCCGCGGCGTCGGCATGATCGCGGCGATCGAGCTCGTGCTCGACAAGGGCCGCAAGACGGCAGCCAGCACGCCCGGCGCCGTCGGCGGCATGGCCAGCCGAATGCTCCAGGAGCGCGGCGTGATCTCCCGCAACATGCTGGATGCCATCGCCATCTGTCCGCCGCTGATCGTGACCAAGGCCCAGATCGACGAGCTGATTGCGGCAATATCAGGCGTGCTGGATGACATGAAGCCGGAAGTCGCGAAGCTCACGCCGGCGTAG
- a CDS encoding isochorismatase family protein translates to MLASIHDDPPILICADLQVEYLTPGRRHVILDGEAATIRCLELLALWRANLWPVMHLKRIAQAAWFNPASRLTDWIAEAKPQPGEMTFEHPLPSAYSATRFVDYMSNIRSVRCILIGFSLDETILATAVDGFHRSHRYQVIGDAVACRQPATGDATAYRDAVVNVIANFATIHPSAELIRTSGAIAV, encoded by the coding sequence ATGCTGGCCTCCATCCATGACGATCCGCCGATCCTGATCTGTGCGGATCTCCAGGTCGAATATCTGACCCCCGGGCGCCGCCACGTCATCCTCGATGGCGAGGCGGCCACGATACGCTGCCTGGAACTCCTGGCGCTGTGGCGCGCCAATCTGTGGCCGGTGATGCATCTCAAGCGCATCGCCCAGGCGGCCTGGTTCAATCCGGCATCCAGGCTGACCGATTGGATCGCGGAAGCGAAGCCGCAGCCGGGAGAGATGACGTTCGAGCACCCGCTGCCCTCGGCCTACAGCGCGACGCGGTTCGTGGACTACATGTCCAATATCCGCAGCGTGCGCTGCATTCTGATCGGCTTTTCTCTGGACGAGACCATTCTCGCCACCGCCGTCGACGGATTTCACCGCAGCCATCGCTACCAGGTGATCGGCGACGCCGTGGCCTGCCGGCAGCCTGCTACGGGCGATGCGACCGCGTACAGGGATGCGGTAGTGAATGTCATCGCGAACTTTGCTACAATCCATCCCAGCGCCGAACTGATCAGAACCAGCGGCGCCATCGCGGTGTGA
- a CDS encoding GNAT family N-acetyltransferase produces the protein MHGTRIPLAKPDSRAITVRLARDPSDLMLVTAIRSAVYLAEQDCPFDEEFDGNDMVAAHFIGYVGNEPAGCLRVRFFGDFAKVERLAVRHQYRRSRLSFKLVQASIDFVKRKGFRKIYGQAQDRLVDFWAHFGAKPLGHNRKITFSDFSYTEMLLEIEPGPDAITLDSDPYVIIRPEGDWDRPGVLDASAGRSVTSPLRDLALADR, from the coding sequence ATGCACGGTACTAGGATTCCCCTCGCGAAGCCCGACTCCCGCGCCATCACCGTTCGCCTTGCGCGCGATCCCAGCGACCTCATGCTGGTCACCGCCATTCGTTCCGCGGTCTATCTTGCCGAGCAGGATTGCCCGTTCGACGAGGAGTTCGATGGCAACGACATGGTCGCGGCTCATTTCATCGGTTACGTCGGCAACGAGCCCGCGGGCTGCCTGCGGGTGCGCTTCTTCGGCGATTTCGCCAAGGTGGAGCGGCTCGCGGTGCGCCACCAGTACCGGCGCTCGCGCCTCTCGTTCAAGCTCGTGCAGGCGAGCATCGACTTCGTGAAGCGCAAGGGCTTCCGCAAGATCTACGGCCAGGCGCAGGACCGGCTGGTCGATTTCTGGGCTCATTTCGGCGCCAAGCCGCTCGGCCACAACCGCAAGATCACCTTCTCCGATTTCTCCTACACGGAGATGCTGCTGGAGATCGAGCCGGGGCCGGACGCCATCACGCTGGACAGCGATCCCTATGTGATCATTCGTCCCGAGGGCGATTGGGACCGGCCGGGCGTGCTCGACGCATCAGCGGGGCGGTCGGTGACCTCGCCGCTACGGGACCTCGCTCTCGCCGATCGTTGA